The Deinococcus depolymerans nucleotide sequence TCATCGATGACAGCGCCCTGATGCGCGCCATGCTCACGCAGGCCCTGGCACCGACCGGCGCGTTCATCCGCGCGCCCGGCACGCTCGACGAGGCCCGGCTCGCGCTCGGCATGACGGGCGACCCGGACGGCACCCATGAGGACGGCGTGGACGTGCTGCTGCTGGACCTGATCATGCCCGGCACGGACGGCCTGACCTTCCTGCGGGAACTACGCGCCCACCCGCACCTGGAGGACCTGAGCGTGATCATGGTGACGGCCGTGCAGGAGGAGGAGCAACTGGACGCAGCCTTCCAGGCGGGCGCGACCGATTACGTCACCAAGCCGATCCGCCCGGCGGCGCTGTGCGCCCGCACGACCAGCGCCGCCCGCCTGACCCGCGCGCTGCGGTCCCGGCGGGAACGCGAGGCGGAACTGCTCGTCCTGAACGGGCGCCTGAACGCCCTGAACGACCAGCTGGAAACGCTGTCGCAGACGGACGCCCTGACCGGCATCGCCAACCGCCGTGCCTTCGACGCGCAGTACGCGCACGCGCTGGCCCTGCACGCCCGCAGTCAGCTGCCCGTGACGCTACTGATGATCGACATCGATCACTTCAAGTGGTTCAACGACGCGCTCGGCCACCCGGCCGGGGACGCCTGCCTGCAGCAGGTGGCGCGCACGCTGCGGGCCTGCGCGCCGCGCAGCACGGACCTCGTGGCCCGCTACGGGGGTGAGGAGTTCGCGGCGCTGCTGCTCGACACGGACCGCGCCGGGGGCGAGACGGTCGCCGGGCGCATCCGTGAGGCGCTCGGGGCGCTGGGCCTGCCGCACCCGCGGCACCCGCTGGGCGTCGTGACCGTCAGCATTGGCGTGGCGGACGCC carries:
- a CDS encoding diguanylate cyclase yields the protein MNVLIIDDSALMRAMLTQALAPTGAFIRAPGTLDEARLALGMTGDPDGTHEDGVDVLLLDLIMPGTDGLTFLRELRAHPHLEDLSVIMVTAVQEEEQLDAAFQAGATDYVTKPIRPAALCARTTSAARLTRALRSRREREAELLVLNGRLNALNDQLETLSQTDALTGIANRRAFDAQYAHALALHARSQLPVTLLMIDIDHFKWFNDALGHPAGDACLQQVARTLRACAPRSTDLVARYGGEEFAALLLDTDRAGGETVAGRIREALGALGLPHPRHPLGVVTVSIGVADAADLSEEDTRAGVGLKDAADRALYHAKASGRNRAETWPAGRTPT